The following DNA comes from bacterium.
CTTCGGGCACTTGACGAGGGCGCACCCTTTGAACAATCCGCAGCCGGCGCAGGCGTTTCGATCCGATGCCGCAAATTCGTACTGGCAGAGAGGACATTTCATAGGGACATCCTCACGACCCAATTCACCACCCCGCCCGCGAGAAAGGCGAAGGGGTAGATGAAACCGACGATGGCGGCGGCGGCCTTGGCCCCCCTTTCCTTGACGATCATCAGCATGTTCGCCAGGCAAGGGACGAAAAGGGTGATGACGATGAGCGAAACCAAGGTCTGCGTCACGTCAAGCCGGCCATGGGTGTACATGTCGAAAAAATGGGTCGCTCCGTAGTCGCGCCGTAGGAAGCCGATCAGAAAGGCCTCGGTCGCCTCCGGCGGGAGGCCCAGGATCCTGACGACGAGGGGGTTCGCCAGTTCCTGGATCCGGGGCAGGGTCCCCGACTTGTCCAGGACGAAGAGGCAGAAGGTCCCCAGGATGAACAACGGGACGACCTCCTTCAGGTACCACTCCAGCCGCGCCACGGTCTTGGTCACGATGTTGATCAGGGTCGGCACGCGGATCGGCGGGACCTCCACGAGAAAGTCGGAACGCCGGCCCGGGAGGATTTTCGAGGAGAGGAATCCGACCATCACGAGGCTTCCGCCGACCACGCCCATCCAGACGAGGCTGGCCCACGCCGGAAGGGAGCCCAGCATCCCCAGAATGATGCCCAATTGGGCGGAACAAGGGACCCCCAGCGCCAGCAAGAGGGTCAGGATGATCTTTTCCTTCTTGGTCTCCATGATTCGCGCCGCCATCGTCGCCATCGTATCGCAGCCCAGCCCCAGGACCATCGGGACCACCGCCTTTCCGTTCAATCCCATGAACCGGAAGATCCGGTTCAACATCACGGCGAGCCTCGGCAGGTATCCCGAATCCTCCAGGAGACTGAAAAAGAGAAAGAACGTGGTGACGATCGGCAGGATGATGGCGAGGGCATAGGTCAGGGCCATCGTGATCAGGCCATAGGGGCCCACGACGAGGTCCCGCAGCAACGGCGAAAAGGACAGAATTTTGGAGAAAAACCTCTCCGCGAGCGGATTGATGACGTTGCCGAAAAGGTCCTTCTCGAGCCATCCGACCGCCGTTTGGGCCCCGAACCGACCGACGAATTCGTAGAGGGCGACCAGCACGGCCGCCATGACGAAGATCCCCCAAACGGGATGCATGGAGAAACGCCCGAGACGCTCGGCCCATCCCCTCCCCGGACGCGGATTGTTCTCGGCGACCTCGCGAAGGATCTCCTCGGCCCTTGAGAGCCTTTGTTTGTTGATCAGATACGCGACCGGCTCCGAAAACCGTTCGGCAAGGCCGCGGCGGATCGCTTCGACGGCCTCCACGGCTTCGGGGGCGAGATGCTCGTGAAGCCACGCCGCGAGCGTCTGATCCCCCGAAAGGATCATCAAGGCGATCGAGCGCCGCGAGATGGACGACGCGGGCAGAAGCCCTTCGATCTCCCGGGCGGC
Coding sequences within:
- the feoB gene encoding ferrous iron transport protein B, translating into MNPSRQENPFKIALFGNPNVGKSVIFGFLTGRYVSVSNYPGTTVEISHGHTTVEGRRIDVMDTPGINSLVPMSEDERVSRDILLTETIDAVVQVADAKNIRRTLLLSLQLAEMGIPLLLDLNMEDELEARGVSIDKERLSSLLGVPVLGTVAIRKKGLRELKKRMLSPGAPHVSLTYSAPIESAAREIEGLLPASSISRRSIALMILSGDQTLAAWLHEHLAPEAVEAVEAIRRGLAERFSEPVAYLINKQRLSRAEEILREVAENNPRPGRGWAERLGRFSMHPVWGIFVMAAVLVALYEFVGRFGAQTAVGWLEKDLFGNVINPLAERFFSKILSFSPLLRDLVVGPYGLITMALTYALAIILPIVTTFFLFFSLLEDSGYLPRLAVMLNRIFRFMGLNGKAVVPMVLGLGCDTMATMAARIMETKKEKIILTLLLALGVPCSAQLGIILGMLGSLPAWASLVWMGVVGGSLVMVGFLSSKILPGRRSDFLVEVPPIRVPTLINIVTKTVARLEWYLKEVVPLFILGTFCLFVLDKSGTLPRIQELANPLVVRILGLPPEATEAFLIGFLRRDYGATHFFDMYTHGRLDVTQTLVSLIVITLFVPCLANMLMIVKERGAKAAAAIVGFIYPFAFLAGGVVNWVVRMSL